One window of Quercus robur chromosome 12, dhQueRobu3.1, whole genome shotgun sequence genomic DNA carries:
- the LOC126709966 gene encoding uncharacterized protein LOC126709966, whose amino-acid sequence MEGASKKRKICHDNPEEEEDDDDEQKIEKFFALIKNIREARFRLMNGSDVMEGVESKRKKKKVEEENKQVEVWKPSFEREDFMEDEAKLKTVVGSSPRQEGSKKEEDKEELDLGLSL is encoded by the coding sequence ATGGAGGGTGCAagcaagaagagaaaaatttgCCATGATAATcctgaggaagaagaagatgatgatgatgaacaaaAGATAGAGAAGTTTTTTGCTCTTATCAAGAATATTCGAGAGGCTCGCTTCCGCTTGATGAATGGCTCAGATGTAATGGAAGGGGTAGAGagcaagaggaagaagaagaaagttgagGAAGAGAACAAGCAAGTTGAAGTTTGGAAGCCCTCGTTTGAACGTGAAGATTTCATGGAAGATGAAGCAAAGTTGAAAACAGTAGTGGGTTCTTCTCCAAGACAAGAAGGAAGTAAGAAAGAAGAGGATAAAGAAGAATTAGACTTAGGGCTTTCACTTTAG